One part of the bacterium genome encodes these proteins:
- a CDS encoding D-alanine--D-alanine ligase: MSAERDISLVTGASVAKALRASGHDVIEIDVGADLPAQLEKASPRSVFIALHGRWGEDGTVQGLLEIMGIPYTGSGVTASALAMDKVLSKVVFTAYGVPTPEFQVLGPSEGAKDVRLPAPLVAKPPREGSTIGIAIAKCEEEIAGAVHTARAHSKTVLIEKFIRGRELTVAVLDGKPLPIVEITPESGFYDYESKYTPGRTRYTCPAKLDAETAGKVSEAGRRAYEVLGCSGAARVDVLLDNNDNPWVLEVNTIPGMTPTSLLPKAAAAAGIDFETLVNKIVKEASLKA, encoded by the coding sequence ATGAGCGCCGAGCGGGACATAAGCCTCGTTACGGGGGCTTCCGTCGCCAAGGCCCTTCGCGCCTCGGGCCACGACGTCATCGAGATCGACGTCGGAGCCGATCTCCCGGCGCAGCTTGAAAAAGCCTCTCCGCGCTCGGTCTTCATCGCCCTCCACGGCAGGTGGGGCGAGGACGGCACGGTGCAGGGGCTTCTGGAGATAATGGGGATTCCCTACACCGGCTCGGGGGTGACCGCAAGCGCCCTTGCAATGGACAAGGTTCTCAGCAAGGTCGTCTTCACCGCCTACGGCGTGCCCACGCCGGAGTTTCAGGTGCTCGGCCCAAGCGAGGGCGCGAAGGATGTCAGACTCCCGGCTCCTCTGGTCGCCAAGCCCCCTAGGGAGGGCTCCACCATCGGCATCGCCATAGCGAAATGCGAAGAGGAGATAGCCGGAGCGGTGCACACCGCGAGAGCCCACTCCAAGACGGTGCTCATCGAGAAATTCATAAGGGGCCGCGAGCTGACCGTCGCGGTGCTGGACGGGAAACCTCTGCCCATAGTGGAGATAACTCCCGAGAGCGGCTTTTACGACTACGAATCGAAGTACACCCCCGGCAGAACCCGCTACACCTGCCCCGCGAAGCTCGACGCCGAGACCGCCGGAAAGGTTTCCGAGGCGGGAAGAAGGGCTTACGAGGTCCTCGGCTGCTCCGGCGCGGCGAGGGTGGATGTCCTTCTGGACAACAACGACAATCCCTGGGTGCTGGAGGTCAACACCATACCGGGCATGACTCCGACGAGCCTTCTGCCCAAGGCCGCCGCGGCGGCGGGAATAGATTTCGAGACTCTCGTGAACAAGATTGTAAAAGAGGCTTCTTTAAAGGCATGA
- a CDS encoding FtsQ-type POTRA domain-containing protein, with protein sequence MKIPKESRQFGGAMWAATTMAVALALFFGVRIAIELSPFVVEKIEVRGNTQTPAEEVVSASGLMRGESLFQKKLARIKEDVEKLPWVHSSKISRRLPGSVVIEVEESKPSFLIRLSERLYYFSLDGKVIDAPLKAGIDFPVITGLDWEELEGDSERREQVLELLKYADPASLGGRIEEIHCHSPEKFVIYGNFPLCTKIVVGAGDFAEKFKDFARLKRKLDKRGQYAKSADLTLDDRIIARLDTMDDERGTR encoded by the coding sequence ATGAAGATTCCGAAGGAGAGCCGGCAATTCGGCGGGGCGATGTGGGCGGCCACCACGATGGCGGTGGCGCTTGCGCTCTTCTTCGGGGTTCGCATAGCCATTGAGCTTAGCCCCTTCGTGGTCGAGAAGATCGAGGTCAGGGGGAACACCCAGACGCCCGCCGAGGAGGTGGTCTCGGCTTCCGGCCTCATGAGGGGTGAGAGCCTTTTTCAGAAAAAGCTCGCCCGGATAAAGGAAGACGTAGAGAAATTGCCCTGGGTTCATTCGTCGAAGATATCCCGGAGGCTTCCGGGCTCGGTGGTCATAGAGGTCGAGGAGTCGAAGCCCTCTTTCCTGATACGGCTGAGCGAGCGCCTCTACTACTTTTCCCTCGACGGGAAGGTTATCGACGCCCCGCTGAAGGCCGGAATCGATTTTCCGGTTATCACCGGACTCGACTGGGAGGAGCTGGAAGGCGACTCCGAGAGGCGGGAGCAGGTTCTGGAGCTTCTGAAATACGCCGACCCCGCTTCCCTCGGGGGAAGGATAGAGGAGATACACTGCCACAGCCCGGAAAAATTCGTCATTTACGGGAATTTCCCGCTGTGCACGAAGATCGTGGTCGGAGCGGGGGATTTCGCCGAGAAATTCAAGGATTTCGCACGGTTGAAAAGAAAGCTGGACAAGCGCGGACAGTACGCCAAAAGCGCGGATTTGACGCTCGACGACAGGATTATCGCAAGGCTTGACACAATGGATGATGAGCGAGGAACCAGATGA